In Phaseolus vulgaris cultivar G19833 chromosome 3, P. vulgaris v2.0, whole genome shotgun sequence, the sequence tGTCTTCCTCTTGTTCGTGATTActatcttcttgagcacaattgaCAGCATTATTATCACGTTTTGATCTacactcatttgcataatggtcGCGTTTATGGAAATTATAACactcaacatttgatttattataaatgcctCCTCGTCCTCCGCGTCCACGTTCACCGCACCAAAagttatttgaacttggattGTGATTGGAACCAATGTTGTTTTGCTCAGCGTCTGCATGATTCTAGCCACCACGACCTTTACTACAATAAGTACCATGTTTATGATAGGATCTACCAATTGAGAGACTTGTGCTTGTAAAGTCTGTTCAGttggtttttcaatcttattgttATTCATCCGTTGCTCATGCGCTCGTAGGGAAccagacaataaccttactgtcatttttgaaatgtcattagcctcttcaattgcggcaacaacatgttcaaatctgggagttaaagacctcaaaatcttttccacctttttgcctgctccgaatgtgtttcaccattgctcttcatctgatttgtcaaggcaagaactttgtttatatagacatcaatagtCTTTGTGGTTTCCATTTGCAACAattcatattggcgtcttaggatttgaagacgcacccttttgatcttatcatcacctttataattggttgacaaaattgtTCAAGCCTCACTGgcagttgttgctccttctatatgctcaaacgtctcgtcattcatcccttgatggatgagatacaaagccttATTGTCCTTCTCCTTTTGATCATGATGCGCTACTCGTtgcgcctcagttgcattaGCAGCTAATGCAGACACTCCATCCTCAACGACCCgtaactcatgataatcaaacaaaactctcatttgcacaacaccaccgattgtaattttttccatcaaggatagagactgataattgggtagaATTTATGATAACAGACTGACTCTTGATaccagaattaataataataaaatcagaattaataaccaacaacAATTATATTTCAGATTATGTGATTAAGAACCATATTTCAGATTATCTAATGTAAAATATAGTTTTTGAAATGATTATATATGCCATGACATGAACATCTTGGTCATTTTTATATTATGGAGTAAAAGATATGGAagtataaaaaagaagaaacttTATCCCTATCCCTAGACACCTTCACCCTCTCTCTtcccttttttattttgtagtgGGATATCTTCCCTTAGACATCATTTCAAAACTTCATCTACATATATAAGTTGTGTGTTTCTTTACTATGTACTAGTAGAGGTaacaaaactttttttaattgggTGTGTTTGTTGGGTTCTTATATTTTGTACTGAGATTGTGTATTGTTGGATCATTAGTTGGTAGGGTATTAGAATACTTGTATTTGggattttgtataagggttgggacacccctgaagtgtctctttttattttatttattctttgctgataaaaaaaaataaaaaatcgaTCCACAAATAaaccaacttttttttatcaaacctGCGAATATCCAAGTTATCATCGGTATAAATTttttctcaaatgaaatatACACTTAAGCTTTTGGTCAGACACTGGCAATAAAGGGCCCAGACACTACTTGAAGTTTGTTCAGGTAGTTGACGTGTTGGTGATCTTCCTGCTTTCTTAGATCTCATTTTCTGACTGTAAATGCTCGGTCGACGctggggtacctgcgattgcactccgaaCGTTTAAGTCAGTGTTATGTGTAAAGTGTATTCTGAtgagatataaaaaaaagttcctTGCTCCTCTCTCGACATTCAGCTTTTGTGGGTTTTTGGCCTTTATGGGCTGAATGTCAGTTACTAACGGATACATAACGATTCCTTGATATTTTCCAGATATTTCGGAATGTGCATTGAGTCATTCAACTCTAGTCATAAATAACGTTTATTGTGGTCATTATGTCATTACTTCACTCAGACGGTCGTTCACTAACTTTGCTTAAGCTTAATTGGATTCGTGATGTCAGTCGGTCCATTAATAAAAACCGAGACATAGTAACAGTTGACTCATTGATGGAAAGACATGTAATCAGTCATACGGGTCTCATCGATACACATCACATTATCCTgagttattatttttacaatttatcTTTAAGTTTGTCATCTTAAAATTCAGATAATAGAATATTAAAAAAGTGAATAGCTTACAATGCAAAAGTGAAAAGGTCACAAATGTTGTGaacatgaataaaataattaagataacatatgcaataaaaaaaatgaaataaaaggaaAGTAGGGAAAGAAACACCACACTTTATGAGAAGTGACAATCGTGGATTCCCGACAAAGGTAAAACCTTTTATAGGAATTAAAAGTTTATACTCTAAGTGACCAAAATTCAAACATTTTCAACCTCTCAAATCATTATAAGTATAACcatattaatatatttgatgCTAAGTCACACCTTTTTAAAGCTCAGCAATTAtacctatttaaaaaaaaaacacgatGCAAAGGCAAAACAAGCTTAAGATCCAAAATCACAAACAAGACTATTCTTTTACACTTCATAGTTTTCTCTACACCTCCATGAGTGTGGTTAAGGTCTAAATTGTTCCATGAGACCAAGAACATTTCAATGTTCATTGGACTATTTTACTCTTCCTCTTATGAAAATTACTAGGTTTGTctaactttctttttctttggtCATTTTGAATCAATGGAGAgtccttttatttttcttcttaaagATTTTACTAGATATCTATCAATATTAAATTtggttttgtaatttttattcgTATTAAACCTTGTTAATTAATCCATTCcatgatttttatttcaatatctAGCATCAAGTTTGGAGTACTTTTCCTTTATAGTTTTCACTAGAATGAAATatgtaatatgtatttttttccaATTAATTCCATAATAACTTACTCTTTCCACTGAATTTATTTCAATTGCCGAGATTCACCACATCATGttataaaataagttatgaTAATTAGttcttaaacttttttttatagtgtgGGATATTGCATTGTTAAGAGCTTTATATAATTCATggtttttcattttcatttagaTGTGTGCATAGTAAAAACATTAATCGacataaattaacttaaaatagattttagtttttcaataGAATGGTCTTTGGCTCttaaaaagtattaaattttaaatcactTCTTATATTTAAAACACAAGTTGCATTAATAGGTGTAcagtaattttaatttctaaattttaaatataaattttaagtgaaaaattcaatttaacgccattttttgaaaagaaaagttatgaatatcttttaaaattaatataactgtaaaaatataacattattttatCCTCAAATTCAACTAATTAATTCATAccacattaattaaaaaaccgTGAAACGTCAGAATTATATTCATATTCAATCaattattgaatttatttttctaatgttTAATCCTATTTAAGCTCTTTCCATTAGGGTGGTAAAGTGGGACGGGTTGTGTGGACCGGCTCGCGGTCCGCAGTAGAAAAACACGGGGTGGACTGACGTTTTCAACCCGCTGACCCGCATTAGCCCGTTCCGCATAACTCGTGGCCCGTGCGGGCTAGCAGCAGGACGAGACGGGCTGGCCCACTAGCCcgcaaacaaaaaaaaaaataaaattaattgactTAACAACAATTGTTTAGTGGAAGAGTGACAACTTTGAGTGGAAGAAAATTAAGTTTTCACTCAAAACACATAGCAATTACGTTGTTCCAAAAAACGCACAAAATACACAACGCACTCTCCTTTGCAGCACCGCCGCCCGCTCGCTTCGCTTGCGACTCCGAGTGGCTTCACTTGCAATTGTCGCACGCTATTACTGCACACGCTACTGCCTCCACTCCTCCTCTACGTTCCAAAAAAGAAAAGCAGACCGacccttaaaaaaatataagtattaattttaaaatataaaaaaacacaattttataactataaaatttaattcttcaatttaaattaaaaatataaattaataaacgtaaaacattatttaatttaactatataaaaaaatgaaagctTCATGTACATAAAGActtaattaaagaaaatcaCCACATACAGTAAGACTTCACTTAAAAGAATTGAAGTCacttttatttaagaaaaaaaaattaaagaattttaataaaaaaataaaaaagtaaaataaaataatttctatgcGAAACCCACCTTGAATGCTTACAGCACGCTTACCTATTCTAACTACTAAAATCTAAAGACATGATATTAAGGCATTTaaaaaggagaagagaaaaagCAGTCAAAGAATTTCATTACAAAAATTTAATAGTATCATATCATGATGATGTCAATGTCGCATTCATTGAATTCAAATAAGGATATTTCATTTCCTACTCCATATTATATAATCCACCACACATTATCTTGTCACGTcactagattatgtaatctactAGACACTTCTCCTTATTCTTTcacaaaaatgttattttattcttaaatttgtAATTTCATTTCAAGAAATTATATGTCAGAGTGTACTGTAGAAGAAAAATGTTGTTTTAGTAATTTATTGGTTacttgaatttatttttaattaaatgcataaataataaatgaattttgatgatataaattaacattagagaaaaaaagaagGATTCTATCAAAATACAGTGGTTCAGTGTTTAGCTTCTTTGTTACATGACACAAAACCCATGTAATTTTTACCCTAAACATGGTATATAAAATTGAAGTTGTCATTTCACATGCCTAACATTAAATTCGATTTTAGTTTAGAGTATGTTAGATAGAAAACTCCATACTCAACACAAGTGCAAGGTGAGCTTATCCTTCACCCAAGAATAAGGAGTTGGTGTTgaacattaaataatataatataataatataatggaGAATAGAGGTGGTCTTCAAAGTAGTGAGATGGAGATTTTATAAATGTGAATAATTAACTGTGATAAAGGACATAATTGATTTATAATGAACACAATTAATTATGTTGAAAGACATAATTTATGAAAGTATATAGTATAATTCACTTACACTTGCATATTTATATCATCATTGACATGGTCAATaagatattttgaatttgatttttaaaaggTCTATTTATTGTCCGTGATAAGAGTAAGTATTTAGAAGTACCAAAATATCATTTCATTTCTCACTATCTAATATAaatgttggaaaaaaaaaatatttgtaacataatatatttatcaatatattttgCAAAGCTCTTTAATATTGTAAAGAAAAGTTCATGTATAAAAATGTTTCACTTttcatgttttttaatattttattacgtttttttcaaactttctttATAATCTTTATCTTTATGTCTTCAACTTTCCATACCTTTATCCAAATaaaggttatatatatatatatatatatatatgcataatTCACATCTACTAATTATAATTTGTAAGTTCAAatagtattttaatatttcttttaaatggatgattttttaaaatttaagaataaatttaattaaaagaaattaattaaattaaatttatttaatatttgctCTTTGGTGTTACACttgataagaaaataaaatgaaaatgtaCATATTCTCCCATAAATTTCTTGTTTGCTTGAATTAAAATAGAAGTACATAAAATGTTTTAGTAgatctttcatattttttttcgaATGTATAAAAAGATATGTTAACAATGTTCGACTTCATCCATCGTCTTTCCTATAGCTTCATCAAGTGCCTAGGATACACTATTATGATTATTGTATTTTGTTCCCAAGAATTTGGTGCTTAATGAATCCTTGATAGTGGTAATGCTATTTAACAAAGCATGAACCTTAATTACTTGTTTTCAATTAAGTTATGTTATTATTTGTTCAAACTAGTTCTTTccgagttattttttttttcatttatgaaGCCACAATAAAGAAGTAGCAAGAAGAAATACAATATTAGTCCATTTTTCATTTTGACAAATCATCAACAAAACCATCTTCAATTAGATGTGAGGTTAACTCGTGGTACTTGTGTTTAGACTTTTGTTGTGATGTTGTTAGTGAttgtatattttattgttatggCATGCCCAAAAATTTTCActtaatataatcaattatgtgaTTATTTgatcataatcgattatgccaATTGAATAATCGACTATCAAATATTGCTCATGAATTGCATATGTTGTTTATTGTGTAGTATGGAAGGTAATTTTAGGATTTTTGGTGTTGTAAAGGATCATCATTGGGTTAAATTAATGTTATACATTatattaaagaacaaatgtcatattttttacatatattaagGCATgatgtaaaaaatttaattgtCTTTTTTCTTCCATTGATATCAAGAAGCTTAAAGTCATCATTTTTACAATGTGTTGATTTTAAATCCTAAAAGCTTAACCACAAATCATGAATAATAACACATTTGTCCCATATTTAAAGGTAGTATCTTACTGGTCATTAGCTTTAATTGACAAAGAATATTTCCCCCCTAAAGTTATGTCATTTGTTTTGTGATACAAAAGATTAATcaacatataatatttttttgagttTAAGTTTTCCACATGAAATTCATATATATCCATCCTAACTAGATGAGAATGAGGAATCTTGTATTCTAAAATTTCAAAGAATTATCTTATTAAGAATACTTGAAGATTAATGAGTTTTAATGTTGAACAATGATGAATTATtctatatacaaaattattaattaattacttaagtgtttttttttaaatttcactttAAAATGTCTATATTATGGAATTAGATAATATATAGAAAGAAGTTTACATAACTCAAAGATTATTTAAGTATAGtcatatttcataaaaaaaatgaagagaaaatatttaGAGTATTAAAAAGAACTTCACAATCTATACGAAAtcctttattatttttgtattatgaaaaatattttttaacatgtaTTGTGTGAAAAATAATGTACCATTAATGGAAGAAGTAGATAATGAATTAATAGAGTAATATAACTTGTATAACAAGTTTATCTCCACTAATTATGTGGGTTAtgtgaagaaaaaataaatatatgttagaaaaaaaaatctcaacaaatttatttgttacaatacttataattttacattaatGTTATGTCATTTGAAGGACTATATATATGGAGAAATTTAAAGTGtgccaatattttttttcttgtaccAAACTCTTGCCATAAAAGCTTTGAAGATTGAATGTAAATAGCGAAAAGAAGTGACATAAAGAAAGAGTGGATATTTTTGAccgaaattattattatttttgacaaaatgaataaatattttatgcataaaatgaaatttaaattaagcGCAACTTTTATTCATGAAAAGTGGAAACAAAGTGAGACGTGAAGGTTTATCCGCTAATGCAaaacaaggaaaaaaaagtaaagcaTAAAAACCAATCAATCATTAATGTGTTTTACAATTAACAAATGTTTTGTCGTGAACATTTTGGTAGGTTCTGATCACCAATAATTAATCACCAGCACGCATTTTCAACAACACTCAATTCTGTGGGCGCGCAAAACCCTCCCAAGCGCACATTAGCACGGCAAACTCTTCTATGGCCCACAGTAAAAACCGGATGGGGAAGTGTTTCAATAAATAATGCAAATTTGGATAAGCATAGCGAACAGTGAGGACAAGATAACAATCACGTTGACCGCTACTATGCATCGCGCACAATGTGTATCACCATCGTGTCCGTACGATCTTACTAGAGTCAACGCTCAAGGTTAAGTAGTAAAATCGAACGGTGAAGATTGCAGGAGCAGGGAAGTGGGACTGTGACACCTTGGTAGATTTTATGATCCTATTTTTCAGTTAATTATTACGGGAATGTGTTGGAGAATAGAGATCTTATAAGCTTGTCAGTGCAGTTACAGAGAAAGAACGGGAGAGAGATAAAGAGAGTAATGGCAATGGCAACGATGCAAGAGAGTCCTCGGAGCCCGGAAGCGAAATTGGGTCTGCGAGTTGAGGATCTTTGGGACGTGCAAGAGGCACAGCTAAGTCCTACTGAGAAGCTCAACGCTTGTTTTGAAAGCATCCCTGTCTCTGCGTTTCCTTTGGCTCCTTCAAATCAAGGTATCTATGTATCTATCtgtctatctatctatatatcaCTTTTATGAACACATTCGTCTTTGATCATCAAAAGTACGTGAAGGGTAATTGAATAAGGAAGAAAGAAGTGATTTTGATTCGACCCAGATGAAAGTTGACTTGACACAgaagataaatatattttaggcTTTGAAGTGTAAAATATCTGATCATTTGAGTGAGGCTTGTTTTTTCATCTTGTTTATGTCTTTTGGTTTAGTTCTCAACGtgtgaatttttattttgtgttcaGAAATTGAGATAAAATCAGACGCCACCCTGGCCGAAGCTGTTATGAAACTGGCACGGCACAATGTTTTCAGTGCACCTGTGGTGGATGTTGATGCGCCTGAAGATGCTACTTGGATTGACAGATACATCGGAATTGTTGAGTTTGCTGGAATTGTTGTATGGATCTTGCATCAGGTTTGTCGGACATATTTGTTAATTGTTACATACCAATTAAATTACTGATGCTCGGGCAGTGATCCCCTCCGCTgatttatgagaaaaaaaagtaaaggaaaAATAAGGAGTGgtcatttttgtattttatgcttcatttaattcaaaatatgtagAATTGAATCTGGTATTACTATTGGGTCTGGTACAAAGGGACGATTTAGGGTGTGATCAGTGgtgtttttcctttttgttGAATGATGATTTGATTGTTACTATGCCTAATGgtgtttttaaaagaataatggAACATTTGAAAGGTGAAATAGGTAAAAAGGGGTAATTAGACTGACCTCCTTTGAGGTTATGGATGATTACATTTATGccttttttattgaaaaatcacCTTCATTATACTACCTCTCTATATTGTATTTTCAAGGGTACCATACCATGTGTATGGTTTGTGCATAAAAATACGGAAGATATgtgtaaatttttaaatatcatggtgtaaaaaataatacataaagtAAGAAAAGTAGATGTAATTTTTCAATCAAGAAGAGAATATAACTGCAGTAATGCTAAACTTAAGAGAAGTTAGTGTGCAATTATCCCATAACAGAATAATTATCCGGTGCTGGTGGATGAAgtcattattttctttgatGTCTCATTTTCACACTAAGCTAATGTCACTATACTCTTGACAGTCTGAACCTGCATCTCCTAGGAGTCCATCTACTCCAACCAGTGCAAGGGCTATTGCAGCTGCTGCTAATGGAGTGAGTTTTGCTCTAGAACTTGAAGCCTTAGGCCTTGGATCTGCTGCAGCAACTTCGGGAAACTTTTTTGAGGATCTTACTTCATCTGAACTTTATAAGAATACCACGGTAATGAGAATTTCTTTTAAGTGTTTCTTATTCTAGCTATTTATTAAGTTTGATTGATCTTATTTATTCACTAGCTAACATTTTAGCAAACAGGTTCGTGACATTTCAGGGACATTCCGCTGGGCCCCATTTCTCGCTTTAGAGAGATCAAACTCATTTCTAACCATGCTCTTGCTGCTTTCTAAGTACAAGATGAAGAGTGTTCCTGTGTTGGATTTAGGCTCTGGTACAATTGATAAGATTATTACACAATCTGCTGTTATTCATATGCTGGCAGAATGCGCTGGACTTCAGTGGTTTGAAAGTTGGGGAACCAAAAAACTATCTGAAGTTGGTCTTCCCCTGGTTACACCAGATCAGATCATAAAGGTGTGGTCCTATCTTAAGTTAAAGATCTTCATCAATTGATTGAACTGGATTACGTCAGCACATCATACCTTAAGTAACAGTTTAAGCCTCGCAATATCGCAATAAAACTGCCACAATATAAAATAGGATTACTATAATGCTATGCTATGCTCTAAAAAGTTGTCCAGTGAATTATACCAACATAAACCTTCTTACAATCACTTTCACGAACTACAGCTAAGATGGTGCAATTCAAACTCACTGCATTGAACCGAGCAATGTATCAATTCACCATAATTTTAGTGAATATGGAGGAGTAAAATCTATCCTACAAATCTTAAATTTGTAGAACTACATGTCAAATGCTCTCAACTTGGATAAGTAAttactttctttttttcctCCTGAAGTAGTTAGCTTGTTGATTCTTATGAACTTCATAATGGACTATTTCTTTTTTCAGGTTTATGAGGATGAACCAGTCCTTCAAGCATTTAAAGTAATGAGAAAAAAGAGGGTGGGAGCGGTGCCTGTAATTGAGAGAGATGGCAAAAAGGCAGTTGGTAACATAAACTTGCGAGATGTTCAATTCTTGCTAAATGCTCCAGAAATATACCATGATTATAGGTATGTATGTATGTCATGAATCTGACAGAATGAGTTTGTTAGACTGAATTGCTCCGTATCTTGTATGTTTTTGTTCCATTACTTACATACTCATTGGATATTCACACTATAACAGAGCTATTACAGTAAAGGACTTCCTGACAGCCGTTAGAAGTTACttggagaaaaataaaaacgCATTCCCAATGGTAAGTGAATATGTTACATGCAGAAAGGACTGTACAATCAAAGAGTTGATTCAATTGCTTGATCAAGAGAAGATTCATAGGGTGTATGTGGTGGACGATGATGGGGATCTGCAAGGATTAATCACACTAAGAGACATAATCTCAAGACTAGTACACGAACCCCGTGGCTATTTTGGTGATTTCTTTGATGGTGTTCTACCTCTGCCTGCAAACACCAGAGTTTAATATGAAGAGAGAATAACCTGGTGCAGCAAGGTTTTTCTGTtctttttttgaaataaattgtTTTAGTAAAAGTGAAAAAGCACACAAATAGACCTATGTGGTTCTCTTCATGGTTGAAGACGTGTACTTGGGTCTTTGTATAAGGTGTAGGAAGGTTTTTGCAAGTCACTTGTATTCGTTTTATTAAGTGTGTGTGTTAGAGTGAGATTGTGTGTATTGTAAATTCTGGCGCAAGTGTAAGTAAGTAACCATAcgttttctttacttttttaaattgCATTTTCTTCTCTCTTCACCTCTGCTCTTAAAAAGGTGGCATCGTGCTTATACAGAAAACCAAAACGAGGTCATTGCGTTGGAGCAAAAAGAACCGTAATAACTGGTGATTAAGTAAACGTAAATCATAATGAAACAAACTCATTGTTCTTGAGGGTTGATTTGGTTGGAGCATCTGTGACTTGTGATAATCTTAAGAAATCCAAGCAGTTGGGACTTTTTGCTTTGAATCCGTCGTCTTCGACGTAATAAGTTGACAAAAACAGAGAAAAGGTTGACGCATGAGAACGAAGATAACTATCATGTGGAAAAGTTGCATTAAAACTATCcatccccttccaatccttttCAAATCAGACTCTTAAGTGATTGGTACCACAAAAAACTATAAACTGTGAATTAAGAAACAAGGATACACGTATACTATTAGAATCATTCGCATacatttgttattttgttttaaaacgTACCCTTTAATTTAAAGAAAACGCTACATActaaataagaaacaaaaaaaatagtaagTATGATGTTTCATATTATTAGTATATTTTacgaaattttttaatttatagattTGATGATTctttattcataaataaatgATGACAAAATCGTAGATTAAATTAGTCAAATCCAACTAACTACTTTCACAATTTACCAATAGACTAGGTCCGAATGATACTGCTACGATGACGCGGAAATTGATGAAAAACTAAATAGACGTAGCGTTAACGTTTCCCCGTGATGGGTTAAAGAAATTAAGACACAACTCTGTTGCTGCTATAAATGTGAGTAGCTAGCTAAGATGCGGATAGGTAGATATGCCATCACCATATCATGTCTCCTCAGTTCTCACCGTGTAGAGTTTCTTACCCAGACCATTAGTCCAGCAAAACAGAAAAAGGACCATTTCTTTCCTTACAGAAAACATGATATATCAATTTAATTCATAATTCATACATCAAAGGACAGAGACCGAATCCATTCATCTTGATTTTCCTGAATGAAAATGCAGATGTAATGACAAGACTTCCAAGTCAATATACACCTTTTTCTACACAAGGTAAAGAATTTCAGTTGGTGAAACCACACTTTACATTCGAATCAACAACTGCGATATCAACAATGATGGAAAATTATATAAACGATAACGAAGAGCAACGttgagaatgaaaataaaagttCTTTAGTTTTGGAAAGTCTGACGCAATAACATGGTCTCAAATACAGGCAAGTGACGGACTAAAGAGTATACTAGTGAGAGTTGATTTCAGGAGAAAAAAAGGTAAACAACGTATAATCCCAAGAGTTTAAATGTTGCCTGGGTAAAACCTTGAGGTAAAAGCAAAGTAGCATATCCACATTGGCCGGAGCTAcgaattaatattttaatgaagcCCTTCCAAAATATTGCTTAGAAAGGTGCACAAACGCAGCATCTTAAAGTGGTGTCCCAAGAATATCATTGAAATAATTGCTACTGC encodes:
- the LOC137807968 gene encoding SNF1-related protein kinase regulatory subunit gamma-1, whose amino-acid sequence is MAMATMQESPRSPEAKLGLRVEDLWDVQEAQLSPTEKLNACFESIPVSAFPLAPSNQEIEIKSDATLAEAVMKLARHNVFSAPVVDVDAPEDATWIDRYIGIVEFAGIVVWILHQSEPASPRSPSTPTSARAIAAAANGVSFALELEALGLGSAAATSGNFFEDLTSSELYKNTTVRDISGTFRWAPFLALERSNSFLTMLLLLSKYKMKSVPVLDLGSGTIDKIITQSAVIHMLAECAGLQWFESWGTKKLSEVGLPLVTPDQIIKVYEDEPVLQAFKVMRKKRVGAVPVIERDGKKAVGNINLRDVQFLLNAPEIYHDYRAITVKDFLTAVRSYLEKNKNAFPMVSEYVTCRKDCTIKELIQLLDQEKIHRVYVVDDDGDLQGLITLRDIISRLVHEPRGYFGDFFDGVLPLPANTRV